The genomic stretch TCGAGATCCTGCCCACGATCAACAAGAGTAACAGACTGCAAGGTTTCAGGGTGGAGTTCCAGGGGCTAAACCTAAAGGCGACCGAGATCCACAAGACAATGAGCCTTTCAAAAATGGGCGTGAAGATCGCCCAGATAGGGCTGAACCACAACCCCGGGATAAAACAGAGTATGGACAGGGGAATTTCAAGATAAAAAAATGGGAAAACAGGAAAGACACAATATCGATACGATCGCAAATGTGCTGATAGACAAGCTGGGAGAAATGGAAAGGACCGCCAGCCGGATCGAGAAAGCAAGCAAGGAACCCCTAAAAATAGATACCGAGGAGATCGAAAAGATCTTTCAGGCCAGAAAAAATGAGGAAAATGCCATTTTAGACGAATTGAGAGCAGCAAGGAGCAAAAACAGTATAAGGGTACCCAATTGGGTTTGGGGCATTATAGGTGGTCTTGTTCTACTTTCTATGGGATCTATTTTCTACGCCTGGAACAAGGCAGAAGATTATGAACTTAAAAAATTTGAAGCGCAATATTTTGAGCAGGAATACAACAAACTAAAACAATAGATATGCATACGATCAGCAGTATTACCGAATTTATCCTGGAACTGGAAAAAAACGGAGACTTGGACCTAAAAATCAGTAAGGACAAGCTTTCAACACTAGTAAATAAGCGTTTTACAGAACAGGAAATATATAATGAAAATAAATCTTAGGACTTGCTTTTTATTTTCTATTTAGCTATCCCCTTGCGCTTGAAGAAAACGGATCAGTATGAACTGCAGGGAACAAGAGCCGACCATTATGAGCAGCTGTAGTAGGATTAAATTTTAATAAACGAACGAATTATCCATAGCTTTCTCTTAAAGTCTCAACATGGTGAAAATAGCCTTCAAAAATATCCGTTAAATTCTGTTTTAGAATTATTTTCAAGCTAGTTAAATGGTTAATCATATTTATATGTGGCGCTACTTTTTCGTCAATTTCAGGTTCAAAATATAGTTTTATTCCTGAGATTCTATTATGAAAGTCCGTGTAAGAATTCGTATTATCAAAATTTACTGGAAATAGGATAGGGTAATTCATATCCATTTTTTTCATTGCGACATATAATTCAGCCAATACTTTAAGTGTTGTGTTTCCATAGAGAATTTCGTAATCCTTTGGTCTAATTGATGTTATTTGTCTTGGATGCACACAGACTGACGCATTTTCTTTATAGTCGCAAGGTCCTTTTGTATCCGCACAATTGTAAAAAAAGCTTCCACCCATTGGAGTTGCCTTAACCCCATTCAGTATTTTAATCAATTCATCCATATCCGAAATATGCCTATCGATATTTTCTTGAAGTGCTTTAGCATTATCAAAAGGGATTACAATTTCTGTTATTGGATTCATAATACTGTTGTTTGTTTTGAAATTTATGAATTAAGTTTTCCATGCAATTACCACAAAAGCAAAAAATATAATTGATAATCCTGCACTATCAAATACCATGTAAGGAATAGCTACGAAAGCTATTGAGAAAACAATCTTTATTAAGAGCCAAGAAGTGGGATGAAAGCGTCTAAAAATGATTTCGTATTGTCCGCTGTCCAATGTTACTCGATTGCGGTAGTCTTTATATAATCTTTTTATATTCCTTGCTCTTATTGGGTTGTTGTTTAGTATAACATTATCTAAGGATTTTAAATCAAAGAGTTTTAATGGTATCGTCTTTAATCTATTTCCCGACAAATTCAATGTTTTGAGGTTTGTGTTTTTTAAGATTCTCTCATCAAAATGCTCAATTGAAATTTTCTGAATTTTATTGTTTGAAAGATTTAAGGATTGTAGCTTTTCATTTCTCAATAAATCAGTTGGAAATTCATTTATCAAGCAATCAAGTGTAAATTCAGTAACATTTTTGAGCAATGGCAGAAAGCATTTTAAATCCATTTTGGAGTTATGGATAATGCTCAAATATTTTAGTTCGGTTTGTTTTGATAAATGTTCTAGAAAAGGTTCAATTTTATCATTCTTTTTGATATGAACTATAGTTAATTGATTTTTCTTTTCGAGTTCATTTTCTAGCCAAAACGGCCCGTCTAACTCTATACAATACAAATCAGAATTCTGATTTATAAATTTTGAAATTTCTATTTCATTTTTAGAGAATAATTTGATGCTTTTTATCTTTGTCAGTATAGCTATTTCTTTGGGAAGTATTACTCCCTTGATTTGGCCACCGATAAATTTCTCTGTTATAATGTATGGTTTTTGTTTGAGTTTTATAGGGTCTTCCCGAACCAAAGGCTTATTACTTAGATTTAAATCTAAAGATTTACTATCCTCAAATTTTGATTTCTTTTTTGATGAATTAAAATCCCCAATTGCGACGATAACAAATAGAATAGCGAAAATCCCAACAAGGAAGTATAAATATTCAAGATTTCCTGTAAATGCTGAAATTATAACGAACATTATAAAAAATGCTAGAGATAAAAGTCCACAACTGCTATTATTCCTACTCACTAAATCTTTTTTTAAATGTTTGGTAACGTGTGAATAAAACCAGTACGTCTACTATTCTTTTAGTTTTTTGTCGCTTGCTTCAATAAAATTCCGCTGTTCCAAATTTCGCAAAATTAATTCCATCTGGCGTTGGTGACTTTTTGCCGATTCGCGGTGATATTCCAGATCCCTTTGCAGGATAGGGTACTCTATCAACCTTTTTTGAAACTCTTGATATTCCTCATTTGTAAAGGCCTCAATTACATCATATTTCTGTGTCGGACTTGTGTCGGTGTTTGTGTCGGACTTGTGTCGGACTTCCAGCAGATTGACCACATCCAAAGGGATTACAATTTTATTGTTTTCCTTTGTGTATAGGCCTTGCAAGTACCTTTCAACGGTTCGGGTACTTACATTTAGCTTGTCGGCCAATTCCTTTATAGTGTACTGATCTTTCATTTTTTTACATTGATGAGATCACCCCTTTTTTCTTATAGACCCCAACAATATAGCCCCTTGAATTATCCACTTTTAAATCCCCTTTCCTAACCTTTTGGTTTAACTCATCAATTAGTGATTTAAAGTTTTCGATTTTTTCGTTTTCGGCTATTTGGGTGGCCTGTTTTTCGGTCAGACCGTAGGACATAATATATTTTATATCTTTTTGTTCAGCTATCGGTTTTTGGAAGTCTATCTGGAGCTGGAAGTTTGCACTTATATCTATAAATATCTCTATAACCTTGAAAGAGCGCCCTTTTTTATGAAGTTTGTAATCAAATTTCAAATCGGTATTGGCATTGATCTGTTCCTTGGCAATGTCTAAAACATCTTTTTTAAACTGACCAATTTGCCTGTACTGCTCATTTCCTTTTTTATCGATCATTCCAAGCATCCTTTTCAGCTCTTCAATTTCATAAACCTGTCGACCAACCGACCGCCATTGACAGGCTAAAGTGTATAGGCGCTTAGCGTATTTCGAAGAACAGGCCAGAACAGACTTCAACTGGATCGAGGTAAATGAATTCTTTAGTTCAAAAAAGTAAGGCTTGGCCGGTTCGGAAATCATAACCTCAAATGCTCCCTGCCCCTCAAGGTAATCTACCTGTTGAAAGAGCCACATCTGGCGGTAGATCATTTTGCCGTTGTCCTGCTTTATATCGACCTCGAACATACGATTGCCGATTTCCTCAGTGGCCTTACGGAGCTGAGCATAGTTCCAGGCTCTCCCAGTGATTAATTCTATATCCTTAGCGGTGATCCTATACTGCAGCTCTTTTTGGGTCAGCGAAGCCAAGAGCATGAACAAAATATCTAGCTGGCAGGCCGAGAAATCATATCTCCCTGAAGTAATAGCGTTATGCTGCATTATTCTTTTTTCCTTAAAGCCGTGCACCTGTGCATCACTAAACACTGATAAATCTTTCATAAACGCTATCTTGCTGAATTGCAAATATATATAAAAACAGATAAAAAAAACAGTCTGTTTAATAAAACATAAGAATTCGCTTATAAAAACTGTTTTTTCGCTTATAAAAACTGTTTTTTCGCTTATAAAAACTGTTTTTTCGCTTATAAAAACTGTTTTTTCGACCTTTTGCGGTACTGGAAATCAACAAGTTGCAGACCCCTAAAGTAGTAAAGTATTTAAAATAATTAAAAAAAACGTTTTAGAGATGATTAAAGGAAAAAGGAAAAATCGACTCTTGCGGGAGGAACCAAAAAAAAATCTGCGGAGTGAAAAGAAAACGAAAAACGAATGTGAAAAGCAGAGCGCAGGCAAACTGGCGCGAAAATTTACGGTTTTTTTTATCCCTAAGAGCGTTTTTCATGTCTTTCGCCAAATTCTAAGTCAGAAATAAAAGGAGCGCTTAGAGGCCTTTAAAATGCGTTTTTTGAACTGATCCTATTTTTGCATCATTCTCAGTATATTTACATCAAAACATGTATAAAATGGGAACATTGAAAATTCATCCAGAGGATCAGCAACAGCTGAAAACGGTCAAGGCATTCCTAAATGCCCTGAAAATTCCCTTTGAGGCTTCGGAAGAAAGCCCATACGACCCCAGTTTTGTCGCCAAAATCAAAGAAAGCGAACGCGAAGCAGAACAGGGTATGCTAACCTCCATCAAGACGGAGGATCTATGGAAGTGAATTATACCAAAAAAGCGCTGAAGGATCTTTCGTACTGGAAAAAAAAGGGAGACCCGGCGATCCAGAATAAAATAACAAAGCTGGTAACTGACATTGAGGGCACCCCCTATTCCGGCATCGGAAAACCGGAAGCCCTAAAGTACGATCTTTCCGGTTTTTGGTCAAGGCGCATCAACAAGGAACACCGCATTATCTACAAGGTCCTCGAAGAGAAAGAAACAATAGAAATCCATTCTTTGAAGGGGCATTATTAAGCCTGGTCTATCATGAATTCAAAAATCCAAACCGCAGTTCGATTAAATGGCGACCTTCTGGAAGCACTTAGAGAAAAAGCCAGGGCAGATAAAACAAGCCTGAACAATTACATCGAAAAAATACTATACCAAAATGTCGGAAATATCCCCAACAATGCCACGAAAACAGCTATTGAAGAGACTCGCAACGGAAAATCGGAAAGGATAGAAAACCTGGATGATTGGCTTGAAAAACTGTAACAAAAACATCTTGAGGGCATTCTTTGGTTCGTTTCCGTGTTATATTTGCACCAAATTATTTTATTATGGCACGACAAAGCTTTTCGGTCAATGAGAAAAACGACCAGTGGTTACGAGAACAGGTAACCAGCAAGGAATATTCCAGTAAAAGCGAACTTGTAAACGACCTAATTCGGCAGGCCAGGGGCCAACAAAGAAAAATTGATTGGATCAGGACCAAACTGGAACGGTCGGAACAGCGTGGTTTTTCAAACCGCACCCCGGAAGAAATACTTGCCATAGCCCAAAGCGGAAAGTAAAATGACCTATAGGCTAAGGCTCGAGGCCGAAGAAGATCTAATAAGGATCTATCATTACGGAATGGGAAGGTTCGGGGTCGATCAGGCAACTAAATATTATTTTGGCCTAATTGAACATTTTGAGCGGATAGCAGAAAACCCTTATCAATTTATCTCTGCAGAACATATCAAACCTGGATATAGAAGCTGCAATTTCAAATCAGATACGATTTATTACAGGGTTCTGGAAGAAGTAGAAATAATGGCCATTATCGGGAGACAGGATTTTACCTAAACTTTAGAACAGTGTAGCGTAGTTTTATGTCAGAACTATCAAAAAGCAACAGCCTGTAAATGTAAAACCTCTATTTGTGGAGAAATTAATTTCTCCACAAATAGAGGTTCGAATTACCCGTACGCAAAGGTCACCACGTCCACTCAGAATGATTTTCATCGTCAAAAAAGTCTGGCATCAGCCGTTCGGGCTGTCCGTTTTTAACAATCTCCTTTCCTATCTCTTTACAGGTTTTCAGATAATCCTCCACCGACTCAACAAAACTTTTTTCCAGGTCAGAAACAGATTTACCCTCGAAAAGTATCAGGTCATTTATCCCCTGGATCTTTCCAAAAAATACCTTATCATCGGTACTGAATTGCACGGTGCCGAAATAACCTTTGTGTTCTAGTTTTTCTTTCATGGATGAAAATGTGTACGGAACAAATATACCGAGCGCAAAAATATAACAGCTGAGAAAGATCGTTTTCCCTTAAAAAATCCGATATTTAAACCATGGGACAGCGGATAACAGAGTTTTTTCCTTTGTTCGGTCTGTTGATATTTTCAAGAGGTGCCTTTGTAGCTACAATTTATACGCGATGCTCCTAAATTATACCTCCAAAGGCCTCTTGATTTTCTCCCGTTGGTCAAAAATTAAAATAGGATTCGAATGAACAAAAAAGAGGTCTTAAGGTTCAGGTGCTCGCCACTCGAAAAGGCGATCATAGAGAAAAAGGCCGCGGATTCCGGCCTTTCAGCTTCGGCTTTCTGCAGAGCTTCCGCACTCGGCCAAAAAATGGGCTATAAACTGACGGACGAGGAACTGGAGATCTACCGGATGCTCACCACGTACCACAACAATTTCACGTCCATTTCCAACCTTTTGAAGGACAGGGACAG from Flavimarina sp. Hel_I_48 encodes the following:
- a CDS encoding type II toxin-antitoxin system HicB family antitoxin, producing the protein MKEKLEHKGYFGTVQFSTDDKVFFGKIQGINDLILFEGKSVSDLEKSFVESVEDYLKTCKEIGKEIVKNGQPERLMPDFFDDENHSEWTW
- a CDS encoding DUF2683 family protein; its protein translation is MGTLKIHPEDQQQLKTVKAFLNALKIPFEASEESPYDPSFVAKIKESEREAEQGMLTSIKTEDLWK
- a CDS encoding type II toxin-antitoxin system ParD family antitoxin is translated as MARQSFSVNEKNDQWLREQVTSKEYSSKSELVNDLIRQARGQQRKIDWIRTKLERSEQRGFSNRTPEEILAIAQSGK
- the mbpA gene encoding mobilization protein MbpA — translated: MNKKEVLRFRCSPLEKAIIEKKAADSGLSASAFCRASALGQKMGYKLTDEELEIYRMLTTYHNNFTSISNLLKDRDSRFAAEVKTAAAEIKEHLKKLQ
- a CDS encoding replication initiation protein, with product MKDLSVFSDAQVHGFKEKRIMQHNAITSGRYDFSACQLDILFMLLASLTQKELQYRITAKDIELITGRAWNYAQLRKATEEIGNRMFEVDIKQDNGKMIYRQMWLFQQVDYLEGQGAFEVMISEPAKPYFFELKNSFTSIQLKSVLACSSKYAKRLYTLACQWRSVGRQVYEIEELKRMLGMIDKKGNEQYRQIGQFKKDVLDIAKEQINANTDLKFDYKLHKKGRSFKVIEIFIDISANFQLQIDFQKPIAEQKDIKYIMSYGLTEKQATQIAENEKIENFKSLIDELNQKVRKGDLKVDNSRGYIVGVYKKKGVISSM
- a CDS encoding helix-turn-helix transcriptional regulator, translated to MKDQYTIKELADKLNVSTRTVERYLQGLYTKENNKIVIPLDVVNLLEVRHKSDTNTDTSPTQKYDVIEAFTNEEYQEFQKRLIEYPILQRDLEYHRESAKSHQRQMELILRNLEQRNFIEASDKKLKE
- a CDS encoding leucine-rich repeat domain-containing protein gives rise to the protein MSRNNSSCGLLSLAFFIMFVIISAFTGNLEYLYFLVGIFAILFVIVAIGDFNSSKKKSKFEDSKSLDLNLSNKPLVREDPIKLKQKPYIITEKFIGGQIKGVILPKEIAILTKIKSIKLFSKNEIEISKFINQNSDLYCIELDGPFWLENELEKKNQLTIVHIKKNDKIEPFLEHLSKQTELKYLSIIHNSKMDLKCFLPLLKNVTEFTLDCLINEFPTDLLRNEKLQSLNLSNNKIQKISIEHFDERILKNTNLKTLNLSGNRLKTIPLKLFDLKSLDNVILNNNPIRARNIKRLYKDYRNRVTLDSGQYEIIFRRFHPTSWLLIKIVFSIAFVAIPYMVFDSAGLSIIFFAFVVIAWKT
- a CDS encoding Txe/YoeB family addiction module toxin, which translates into the protein MEVNYTKKALKDLSYWKKKGDPAIQNKITKLVTDIEGTPYSGIGKPEALKYDLSGFWSRRINKEHRIIYKVLEEKETIEIHSLKGHY
- a CDS encoding type II toxin-antitoxin system RelE/ParE family toxin; this encodes MTYRLRLEAEEDLIRIYHYGMGRFGVDQATKYYFGLIEHFERIAENPYQFISAEHIKPGYRSCNFKSDTIYYRVLEEVEIMAIIGRQDFT